ATGGGCATGCAGCAGGATGCCGACCGGCTCACCGCCCGCATGGTCAAAGCCATGCAGAACCCCTACGTATGCGCCATTGCTCACCCGACCGGCCGCGTCCTCGCCCAGCGTGACCCGTATCCCCTTCACTTCGACGAAGTGCTCCGCGTGGCGAAGGAGACCGGCACTGCCCTCGAGATCAACGCCTATGCTGACAGGCTCGACCTCAACGACGTACAGGCCCGTGCGGCGCGCGATGCCGGGGTGAAGCTGCTGATTGACACTGATGCGCATGCTCCCGCGCACCTGCCCATGATGCGTCTCGGCGTGGCCACGGCGCGCCGCGGTTGGGTGCGGAAGGCCGATGTTCTCAACACACTGCCCCTTGATGGCCTTCTGGCCGCCCTGAGCGTCAAGAGCCACGCTCAATCAGGCAGCCAGCGTACAGCGCATGAGAACCCCGACACGGCTTGACAGTCGTTACGGAATAGGATACAATTGAACATGTTATGAGTACGATATCGCCGAGCCCATCCATGGCCATCTTTGGCAAAGCCAGACGTGCTGTACTGGCAATGCTTTACGGACGGCCAGAGCAGTCGTTCTACCTCCGAGAGATCGCCCGCGCGGCAGGTGTGGGCCTGGGTGCGGTGCAGCGCGAGTTGGCGCGCCTCACGAGGGCGGGGATTCTGACGCGGACCGTGAGCGGCAGGCAAGTGTACTTCCGGGCCAACCCTGAATGTCCAATCTACGGGGAGCTGCGGGACATGATGTGGAAGACAGCGGGCCTTGCGGACGTGCTCCGGGAGGCGCTGTCGCCACTGGCGGACCGGATTGTGGCAGCGTTTGTCTATGGAGCCTTGGCGGAGGGGGACGCGGCTCCGGAGCGCGAGGCCAAGGTGATGGTGATCGGGGAGGTGGGCGCTGGTGAGGTGGCGGCGGCGCTCGCGGGGGCAGACAGCAGGATCGGCCGGGCCATAAAGCCTATCGTTATGCGCCCCAATGACTTCCGTCAGAAGGCGAAGGCGGGCCACCCGCTGATCACGGCCATCATCGCCGGGCCGAAGATTCACCTCCTTGGTGAGTGACTAGGGGATCAGGGCTGCCCGACTGGCGCGGCAGGGGCAGTGAGAGCCGCGAACCAGGCCCAGATGCGATCGGGCTCTCCATCGGGGAAGAAGTGGCCGAGCTGGGGCACCTCGCGGTAGGTGACTGTGAACCCCGCCTGCTCCAGGCGGGCGCGTGAGGCCCGGGCGCGCTCGGCGGGGATGCGGTCGTCGGTGGCGCCATGGGCAATGTAGATGCCCATGCCGCGGGCTTTTAGCAGGATGGCGTCGGCCTCGGGCCCGGGTCGGGCCACGAGGGCTCCGCTCACGGGGGCGATGGCTCGGAAGAGCTCCGGGCTCCTCAAGCCGAACGTGTAGCTGTAGGTGCCTCCCTGGGAGAAGCCGGTGAGGAGCACGCGCGAGGGGTCCACATGGAAGGTGGCCATGACCTTGCGTATGGTGGCGAGCAGGTCCTTTTCATCCGCCATGTCCCACAGACGCTTCTTCTGGTCCTTGCATTCGGGTCCGGCGACCAGGAATGCCCCTGTGCGTTCGGCGACGAGGCCCCACGCGGAGACGAACCGAGAGCCATGGAGGCCGGCCGGGTGCAGGACCACCACGAGGGGGTAGGGCTTGGCCCTGTCGTAGGTCTTCGGGACGTAGAGCCAGCAGTCGCGGCGCGGCTGGCCCTCGGCCGGCAGGCGCATGAGGCCGGTGGCCGTTTCGGGCGGGGGTTCCGCCGGCGGGGCGGCGAGGGCGAGGCAGGCACTGAGCAGGCAGGCGGCGTGAATCGGGCGGCCTCCTATCCGGTCAGGTCGGCAAGCAGGCGGGCGAAGGCCAGGCGCAGGGTGCTCTCGACTTCGGGCCGAAGGGGCAGCGTGCCATAGAGACGGGGCGCCGCCTCGACCTCGTAGCCGCCCTCGGCGAAGGCGGTCGCCGTGGGCACGTAGCCGATGCTCCCGTTGACGCACGCCAGCGGAAACGTGTGGGGAAACGGGGAGAGCTCCAGCAGAATCTTCTCGTACTCGGCGAAGGGCTTGGCGGCGACGCCGAGGAGGGCGATCGGGCCGATGGCGATGCCCTGAAGCTCGACCTCGAGCGGCGGCGCCTGGCGGCCCTCGTGCGCCGCCTGGACGAGCTGCGAGGCCCAGTCCACACGGATGCGACGGCGGATGATCTCGGCCTTGTCTTCGCCGCGTCCGAGGATGGCGTTCAGGCGCTCGCGCTCGGCGAAGAGGAGGCGTTCGGCCTCCTCGAGCGAGGGCGGCGGCTGGAGCGGCAGCGGCACGCGGAGGACGCGGGCGCGCAGGGCGAGCCCGTCGGCGGGGCGGATGGCCTTCATCTCCTCCAGCACGGCCCGGGAGAGCGCCGTGCCCAGGGTCTCGGCCTCGTCGAAGGAGCGCTTCGAGTGCTGTGCATCCACGTCCCCTGCAAAGCCGAGGGCGAAGAGGCCCACGGCGTTGCCGCCGTAGTTCTCCTCGATGGCGCGCTCGGCGAAGCCGGCATAGTCGCCGGAGATCTGGAGGTTCTCGGGTCCCAGGACATTCGGGTGGGCGCCATAGGTGAACAGGATGGCGAGGGGCCCGCCGCCCTGCTCGGCGGCGACCAGGACGCGCGTGTAGGGAGAGGCATAGCCGGGGCGACCCTGGGGTTGCGGGGCGCCCGTGTCTTGCCGGCCGGCCCGGCGGTTGACGCCGAGGTAGACCTTGCCGCGCCCGGCGCCGATGGAGGCGGGGCGCAGGACGCGTGCGGCGGCCCGCACCACCCCCAGCAGGCGGTCGTGGAGGGTCTCCAGATAGAAGGGGTCGGGGGTGTTCACGCGGTGGCCGGCGACGAGCGGCCCGGCGTGGGTGTGCGAGACGGCCAGGAGGCTGTGGGTGGGCGGAATGCCAAGCTCTTGGGCGATCCTGCCGCGCACATCGTTCGCAAAGGCGGGGGTCACCTCGGGGAGGTCGGCCGAGATCAGGGCCACACGCTGCGCGCCGTCGTCGAGCACGAGCGCGCGCGCAAAGAGCGGGTCGTGGATGCCCTGGGCCGGATCGGCCCGGGCCACGTAGCCGCCCATCGGCAGCCCCTTGGGCGGGGTGATCTCGATCCGGGCGCTGCCAGCGCGCATCCCAACACTCCCAGGCTCCGGGTGAGCCTCTGTGGCGAGAAGGCGGACGTTCTGCGTGCGATGCTAACATGTCGCACGCCGATTTGCAAGACGCAGGGAATGCCGCTATCATCGTCCGAGCGTGCCGCGCGCCTTCGTGCCGGGCCGTGTGGCCGGGCCGGCCGCGGATGCCCTGAGGCAGCAAGGAGAGCTTTCGTGAGAGCAGTGGAGCGCTGGGTGACGGTCCTGGTGGCCACGGCGGCGCTGGCGGGAACCTGCCTTGGAGGCGCGACGGGAGAGTGGCCCCAGTGGCGCGGGCCGAACCGCAACGGCCTCTCGGCCGAGACCGGCCTGCTCAAGCAGTAGCCCGACGGGGGGCCGAAGCTGCTGTGGACCGCCAAGGGGATCGGCGAGGGCTTCTCGACGGTGGCCGTGGCGGGCGGCCTGATCTACACGGTGGGCAATGTGGGCGGCGACGCGCTGCTCACAGCGCTCGATCTGGCCGGCAAGACCCAGTGGCAGGTCAAGGTGGGACCCGCGCACAAGGTGGACCATCCCGGCACGCGCAGCACGCCCACGGTGGACGGTGCTCTGCTCTACTACGAGAACCCCGATGGCACGCTCTCGTGCCTCGAGGCCAAGAGCGGCAAGCAGGTCTGGGCGCTCAACATCCTGGGGACTTTTGGCGGCCGCAACATCACCTGGGCGCTCGCCGAGTCGCCCCTCGTGGATGGCGAGCAGTTGATCGTCTGCCCCGGCGGCCCCGAGGCCGCGATGGTCGCACTCGACAAGAAGACCGGCAAGACCCTGTGGGTGTGCAAGGGCGCGGGCGACAACCCCGGCTATGCCTCGCCCATCGTCGTAGACTACCAGGGCCTGCGCCAGTATGTGACCATGACCTCTAACGCCGCCATCGGCGTCCACGCCAGGACCGGCGCCTTGCTGTGGCGCTTCGAGCATAAGACCTCGTACGACTGCAATATCCCCGACCCCATCTACGCCGACGGCCACGTGTTCATCAACAGCGGCTACGGCAGCGGCGGCGAGCTGCTCAAGCTCACAGTCGAGGGTGAGAAGTGCTCCGTCACGAAGGTCTGGGAGACCAAGGCCCTCGATAACCACCATGGCGGCATCGTCCTGGTCAATGGCTTCCTCTACGGCTCTACCCACCGCGGCAAATGGGTGTGCCTGGACTTCAAGACGGGCGCCGTGAAGTACACGGCCGACGGCGTGGGCAAGGGTTCGGTGACGTATGCCGACGGCATGCTCTACACGTATAGCGAGCGCGGCGCCGTGGGCCTCGTGAAGGCCACGCCCGACGGGCACGACGTCGTCAGCCAATTCCGCGTGCCGGCCGGCGGCAAAGGCCCCAATTGGCCGCACCCCGTGGTGTGCGGGGGGCGCCTCTACCTGCGGCACGGCGACCTGTTGTTCGCCTACGACATCAAAGCGCAGTAGCGCCCTGGAGCCCAGGCCATGATCCCACGCATCCCCGTGCTCGCGTTGCTGCTGAGCCTGGCGGGCGCCACCGCCGGCGAGTCGAAGCTCGACGAGGCCCTCCGCACCCTCCGGGTGCCGCCCGCCTGGCTCGACGAGGTCCAGACCAACTACAACACGCAAACGCCGTGGAAGGACGCGCGCCTGCACATCCGCCAGCTCCTCGCCGAGGGCAAGAACCGCGAGGCCATCAAGCTCACCTACCTCTACCACGTCGTGCAGAAGAACGGCTCGGCCGACGGCCACGAGTACCCCATGTACCTCTATCTCGGCGGCGAGCATGCCTGGGCGCTGAAGGTCTACGCCGAGCGCCTCGCGCCCAAGCCCAAGGGCGCCGTCTTCGAGTACAACGCCCTCGCCTCGCTGTACGCCCGATTCGGCGAGTACGCCAAGGCGATCCAGACGCTTCAGGACGGCCTCGCACACCTGCCCGACCCGCCGTGGGCGATCAACGGCCGGGCCAGCCTGAACGACAGGCTGGGCGACCTCTACGCCCAGATGGGCGACCTGGCGAAGGCCCGGCAGCACTACGAGGAGGCCATCCGCCTCTTCCCCACCTCGGACCAGCCCTACGGCCGCCACCTGCTCCACCGCAACGCCGCCAAGGTGCAGGCCAAGCTCGACCTCATGAACCGCAAAGCCCTCGACATCAAGGCCCTCCAGGACGGCACCTACCGTGGCACCAGCCTGGGCTACGTCAAGGACGTGGTCGCCACGGTGAGGCTCGCGGGCGGGAAGATCGCCGACATCAGGCTCCAGCACGAGGAGAAGATTGACCTGGGCGCGACCAAGAGCGTGCCGAAGCAGATCCTCGAGCGCCAGGGCCTGGACGTGGACGCCGTCACCGGCGCCACGGTCACCACGCAGGCCATCGTCGAGGCCGTCTACCGCGCCCTCCAGCAGGCCGGGATGAAGTGAGCGTCGCGCCGTTGACGCCGCCGGCAAACGGGGCTACAATGAGACTGGCCGCCCAACAGCGCATTACGAGGGTTGTGCTATCGTGAGTGCAATCCCAGTTCCCAATTCCGGCTGCGCCATGGGGCCGAGTGCAGATCGCGAGGTGTCGCGAGTGGCGGTCGAGTTCAACCACCGACGTCTCGTGGCGCGCGCCAGCGCGCGGCGCAGCAAGATGATCGCGTTCGGCTACTACGGCGGCAAGTTCTCCCATCTCGACTTCATCCTGCCATTGCTGCCCACGCACTTCACTCATTTCTGTGAACCGTTCGGCGGGTCCGCTGCTGTGCTGATCAACCGCCCGCCCGCTCCCGTTGAGACGTATAATGATCTCGACTCGGAGGTGACGAACTTCTTTCGCTGCCTTCGCGATCAAGGAGAGGAGTTGGTCAGGCTCATTAGCCTCACTCCTTTCTCTCGCGAAGAGTTGGTCAAGGCATGTACCCCGGAACCGTGCCTGAGTCCACTGGAGCGCGCGCGACGGTTCTTCGTACGGGCGCGCCAGACTCGCACCGGACTCGCCCAGACAAGCTCAGAGGGACGCTGGGCGCACTGTGTTCTTACGTCGCGTGCGGCAATGGCGGGGGCCGTGTCGCGATGGCTTGGAAGCGTAGAAGGCCTACCTCAGATCGTTCAGCGCTTCCAGCGTGTTCAGGTTGAGAACGCACCCGCTATCGAGGTTATCCGGCGCTACGACTCACCAGAGACCCTCTTCTACTGCGACCCGCCCTATCCCCACGAGGCGCGCGGGGATGTGAAGGCGTACGGATTCGAGATGACCGACCGCGAACATGCGGAGCTGGCCGAGGTCCTGCGTGGGGTCCGTGGAGCGGCCGCCGTCTCCGGCTACCGCTGCTCACTCATGGACCGGCTCTACGATGGCTGGCGGCGCGTGGATGCACCAACACGCCTCTGCAATTCCTCCAAAGGGGAACGCACCGAATCAGTCTGGCTGAACTACCCGCCTTTCACCTATCCAACTGCTGAAGGCACGGTGAAGGCCAGTGCCTCGTGCCTGTTCGAAAAGCGAATTCAGTACAAGGTGCGGAAGCGTGCCAAGAAAGAGTAGCACGGAACCCACTCTCGATCTCGCGTGCGCGGCTGCGATTCTGAGGGATCAGTGGCACGTCGTTACAACCGCCGCGGCGCACGATGCCAGTCTCCGCTACGTCGCGGCTTCTCAAGCAGTGGATGCCATCCGCTCCTGTATCAATCACAGACAAGTTGCATACAGATTCTGCCTGCCCACCCAGCTCCTTGGGAAGCTCACGAACCCATCGCTCGACTGCCTACGTCTTCAGAGGAAGAAGGGCGACCTAGGTGACGTAACCGGTTGGGACGCCCGCAGCCTAGCGAGCAAAGTGGTTGCCCCCTTCAACCAAGAACAGGAGTGCATCCTCGGCGCATCGAGCGATCCCTATGTAGGGAACCCCATGCGCATTCCGCGCATGGTTCGGAATGACTCAAGCAAGAAGGATGTAGCGGGCTGGAACGTCTTGGTAGAGGTGCTCGAGCAGGTGGAATCGCGAGGCAGTCCTGAGTACACGTTGTCGATCTTCCGGCAGGTGCTTCTCGAGATGTTCCGCCGCCAACAGACTCTCCGCTTTTCCTACCCGCTGCCTCCACGTGTCAGCTTGGATGCTGCCCTGGCTCTCGGGCGTCAGTTTCTTGGCGAGAAGTCGGGTGGTGATCGTGCCCTCGCGCTCTGCGGGGCGCTGTTCGATGCCATTGGCAGCCATTTCGGTCTTTACGCGCGAGTGAACCGCGCCAGGATCAATGCCAGCGACGAGGCCATTGGCCAGGCAGCGGACCTGGAATGTGTGGATGCCGATGGCAAGGTTGTCATCGCCGTAGAGGTCAAAGATCGGATCTTGACTCTGGCGGACGTCGAGGGCACACTCCGCAAGTCGCGTCAACGCGCGATCAAGGATATCTTCTTCGCGGCAAGCGCGGTCCAGGCCGATCACAAGAGCGCCATCGAAGAACGAGTTGCCAAGGCATTCGCTGGAGGCCAGAACCTGTACGTATTCGACTTCTTCGACCTGGCTCGAAGCGTGCTTGCCCTCGGTGGTGAAGCAATGCGAGCCACCTTCCTCCGCAAGATCGGTGAGCACCTGGACTCCTGGAATACGCAACCCGCCAATCGCCAAGCCTGGAAGCAGCTGCTTGAGTCGATATAGGCAAGATGATAGCTGTGATGGCCTAGCTGGAGGGAGGCGGCGAGGGTTGTATGTCCCCCTCCGCCGGACTTGCCAGGCTTTGGCCTTCATGCTGTTCCTTGCCATCCTCCTCCATGTGGCCTGGCCGTACGGCGATCGGTTCTCGACGCGCCTCTTCGCCGACAAGGAGCGGGTGCCGGCCGAGCTGTTCCTGTGGCTCGACCCGCTGGCCTCGGCCGCGGCGGCGCTCGCGGGCCGTTGCGTGGGGGTGTTCCTGTTGTGGGCAGCGGGCATTCTGGCCGTCTCGCTCGTCCTGCCGCGCGTGTTCTGCTCGCACCTGTGCCCGCTGGGCGCGACGATTGACCTGGCCGACTGGGCCGTGGGCCGTCGGCTGAAGCGGCTGCATTTGCGCCGGCGCGGAGCCTGGGTCCATGCGAAGTACTATGTGCTCGCGGCAGTTCTGGCGGCGGGAGCTTTCGGCGGCATGCTCGCCGGCTACGTGGCGGCGATCCCCGTGACGACGCGCGGCTACGTGTTCCTCCTCGCCCCGGCCCAGCTCGCGGCGATGAAACACGCGAGCATGGTGCGGCCGGTGTCGTGGGACTACTGGCTCTCGCTTGCGCTGTTCATGAGCATCATCGGGCTGGGGGTTCTCGGGCGGCGGTTCTGGTGCCGCACGCTGTGCCCGAGCGGGGCGCTCTTCTCGCTCGTCAGCCCGCTGCGGCTGCGCGAGCGACGGGTCACGGCGGCGTGCATCGGGTGCGGCAAGTGCGTGAGGGCGTGCTCGTTCGACGCGATTCGGCCCGATTTCTCGACGCGGTCCGCCGAGTGCGCCTTCTGCCCCGACTGCGCCGCGGTCTGCCCGGTGGACGCCATCGAGTTCGCGTGGCGGCATCAAGGCCGTCGCGCCTCTTGTCATTCCGAGCAAAGCGAGGCGAAGTCGAGGAACCTCTCTGGGGGCGAGCGCACCGCAGGGGAGAATGCCGCGCGTGCGAAGGCCGGCCCCCCCGAAAGGTGCTTCGACAAGCTCAGCATGACAGACGTGGGGTGCATCCCGCGCTCTCACGAGCCGGTTGACGGCGATCGCGGTGCCTGGCCCTATGACCCCAGCCTCTCGCGGCGCGCTCTCCTCGGGGCATCAGCCTCAGGCGCTTTGGCTGCCGTGGGCATCGCGGCCGGGCCGCGGCCCAAGCTGCTGCGCCCGCCCGGCAGCCTGCGCGAGGACCGGTTCCTTCAGCGCTGCGTGCGCTGCGGCCTGTGCCTGAAGGTCTGCCCCGGTCCCGTGCTGCATCCCGCGGGCCTCTCGGCCGGGCTCGAGGCGGTGTGGACGCCGGTCGCCGTGCCCTCGTGGGCGGGATGCCACCAGGACTGCAATTTCTGCGGCCAGGCCTGCCCCACGGGCGCGATTCGCGCGCTGCCCATTGCGGCGAAGCGGAAGACGCACATGGGCCTGGCCGTGGTGAACCCGAAGACGTGTCTGCCGCACAGCGGGCGGCGCGACTGCCAGCTCTGCTACGACGAGTGCCGCGCGGCCGGTTACCACGCCATCGAGATGCGCGAGATTCGCCTCGAGGTAGGCAACGTGCCCGAGGGCGTGATGTCGGCCGCGGAACTCGACGAGGCGAGCCGCATCCTCGCCCCGTTCGTCAAGCCCGAGGCCTGCGTGGGCTGCGGTCTGTGCGAGTACCGCTGCGGCGTGACCTGGGCCAAGCAGCAGCACCTGCTGGACTCCAGCGCCATCGTTGTGGTGGCGGAGAATGAAGACAGGCCCGCGTGAGGCGACTGGAAGGCGAATACCCAACACTCAACACCCAACGCTCAATAACCAGGCAAAAGAGGCCCTCTTGCATGGCCCCGTTGTGCGGCTTCGGCCACGGGTCTGTTTGCGTTCTCCTGCGTAGCGACAAGCGTCCTGCTTGTCGAGAACCACCGCAAGCGGGACGCTTGCGGCTACGTTTGAGGCCCTGACCGATGCACCGTGGTTCTGGACACTGCAAGCTGATTCGCGGCCGGAGTAGTACTTGGACACTGATCATTGGGTGTTGGAGATTGGTGATTCGATCGCGGGCTGACGCGGTTGTGCGTCGCATCAGGGGAAGAGCGCGCGCAACCGCTTCTCGTAGCTACGGCACAGGGCGGCCGCAACGGCGATCTTGGCCGCTTCGACGGCGACAAAGGGCGTGATGCCGCGAGCAACGGCCGCGGGCACTCCGAAGCCGATGCCAAACGCCAGCCATGCGGCGCCGCAGGCGAGCAGCAGCGCGTCGCCCAGCGCCATCGCCAGCACAAGGCGGCCCAGGGACGGCGCGGCCGCGCGGCGCACCAGCGCGCCGATCACCCACCCCGCCGCCACGAAGCCCACGAGATAGCCCGTTGTGGCACCCAGCCACTGGCCCGTGAAGATGGGCGCGCCCACCGCGCCGAGCGCGAGATAGGACGACAGGGCCACCGTGCCCAGCCGCGGCCCCAGCCCCGCGCCTGCGACCAGCACGAAAAACGTCTGAAGCGTGAACGGCACCTCGCTCAGCGGCGTGTAGAGGCGCACCTCGGCGGCGAGCGCCAGGCACGCCACCATCGCGCCCACCCCGATGGCCGCCACCGTGCGGCGATCGGCCACCACCTCGCGCGTCCACACCGAAGCCACGGCGTTTGAACTGTTCACGGGCGGGAACATCCTCGCAACAGGGACCGGAGAGACTGATGCTTCATCGCAGCCGAACGCCCCATAGGATACCCGTCCCACGGGCGCGGGTCAAGCGGGTCAGGTCGGCGACGGCCCGGCACCCCTTGCCGCCGGCGATGGGTGCCCGAAGACTCCGCACACGCTTTGTGCGCATCCGCGCTCGGGTTAGTGGCCTGTTCCCCCGCGGGGCGGAACGGGAGCGATGTGCCGCAGCTCGGGCTGCGTGGTGGCGGCCTCGATGGCCTGGATGGCTTCCCTGACCGCACTGACGCGGCGGTCGTTGAGTTCGCCGCCGGGGAACTCATTCCTCTTGACCTGTGCGTTGAACTCCGCGATGAGTTCCTTCAGCGCGGGAATCGCCTCTCGGGCGGCCGAGCCGTAGGCCATGAGTTCCTTCATGATCACCCCGGTGCGGTTCTCACTGCCGTGGCCGCCCTGGGTGCGGGCGAAGAGGACGCCCGCTGCGATGCCCTCCTTGAAGCGGTACTTCGTCAGCGCCTTGAACGCGCCCATGCGGATTTCGTTGCCGAACATCGTGTCGGCCGGGCTGCGCGTCTTGAGGGCCGCGAGGAGGTCGGGCGCTAGCGCCTGAACGTCCTCCAGGGTCAGGCGGTTCTCGAAGACACTCCTCAGCGTGGCCCGGGCCATGCCATCTGCGTTCGTGGCGACGGCCCGGATCGCAGGGTAGAGCAGTTTGGGGTCGGCATCCTTCAGGGCATCGGCCAGCGGCCCCTGGAATAGCGCGGCGGCCAATTGGCCTTGCGCGAGTTGCACGGGATCGGCCCAGTTGACCGGTTGGAGCGGCTCAGCCATCCGGGCGGCGGCTCGCAGAAGGTCGGGGAGGGCTGGCTTGGCCGCGGCTCCCATCTTGCGGATCGCCTGCGCGGCCTTGAACCGCACCCAGCGGTCGTCGTGGGTGAGCAGGCCGATGAGCGCGGGCAGCGCCTCGGCGCTCTTGAGGTGGCCGAGCGCCTCGCAGGCGCCCTGGCTGGCGTGCGCGTCCTTGCCCTTCGCCAGGGCGATCAACTGGGGCACCATGTCCTGGGCTTCGGGGCGTGCGGCCAGCTCCTCCGCCGCCCAGCCGCGGACAATGGGCGACCAGTCGCCGAACGCCGCTACCAGCTCCTGTGGGCTCTTCTGCTTGCGGTCCAGGTCGAACCGTCCGGAGGCGATGGCCGCCGCCACGTCCTTCTGGCTCAGCCAATCCGCGGGTTTCGCGCCCTTGCCGGTGATGTGGAGCTTTCTGAGCGGAAGGGCGTAGGTGAGAACGTAGCAGGCGTTCGGGCTGAGGCCGTAGTAGCCGCTCTTGCCGTAGTACGTGTCATCGTCCGTCCGGCCGGCGCCGTACTGCTCGCCGCCGTCGTAGGTGAACGACCCGTCGCACCGGCGCACGAGGTCGAGGTGCCACGCTGCCTCCTTGAAGAAGGCGGCCGCCGCGGCCGGGCCGCCCACGTTCGCCCCCAGGGCGCCCCACAGGTAGCTGAAGCCCTGGCCCGTGTGGCCGTACTCGCGGTTCCTGTAGGCGGCGGTGGCCATGCGGGCGAAGAACTGGGCGTCCTTGGCCCGGTTGCCCTGGATGGCGAAGAGCAGGGCGGTCATGGAGTTCTTGCCGTTGTTCTCGTGGTAGGGCCAGGGCTCGTGTTCCCCGTAGGGGATGGCGCCCTTGTCGGTGAAGTAGCCGAAGAACCCGTTGGCCCTCTGAATGGCGGGTTGGACCTCAGGGTCCTTTACGCCGCACTTGGCGCCCAGGACGATGGCGAGGTTGGCCGGAAGGCCGGCCGCGTTCACCGGGCCGTAGGGCGGGATGGAGCCGT
This window of the Planctomycetota bacterium genome carries:
- a CDS encoding DUF6288 domain-containing protein yields the protein MAEREWRRAGFVVVALALLAGTCASGESAPPDLTQNNAVDRKLTYNLGATGLRGWIYTRAATFFDSCQGRTTTASRQILVTHVGKGSPADGVMKVDDVILGAGGKPFTDDARQSLARAIQEAEKDANGGTLRLTVWRAGKTRDVQLKLRVMGTYSDTAPYDCPKSKRILAEACQALEKEPLEENLWGAINGLALMAAGNPSYLPRVRELARKLAPPDLKLQRHGFGSWETGYRGIFLCEYYLLTGDKEVLPAIEKYTVALARGQSMYGTFGHGFCELAPDGALHGSIPPYGPVNAAGLPANLAIVLGAKCGVKDPEVQPAIQRANGFFGYFTDKGAIPYGEHEPWPYHENNGKNSMTALLFAIQGNRAKDAQFFARMATAAYRNREYGHTGQGFSYLWGALGANVGGPAAAAAFFKEAAWHLDLVRRCDGSFTYDGGEQYGAGRTDDDTYYGKSGYYGLSPNACYVLTYALPLRKLHITGKGAKPADWLSQKDVAAAIASGRFDLDRKQKSPQELVAAFGDWSPIVRGWAAEELAARPEAQDMVPQLIALAKGKDAHASQGACEALGHLKSAEALPALIGLLTHDDRWVRFKAAQAIRKMGAAAKPALPDLLRAAARMAEPLQPVNWADPVQLAQGQLAAALFQGPLADALKDADPKLLYPAIRAVATNADGMARATLRSVFENRLTLEDVQALAPDLLAALKTRSPADTMFGNEIRMGAFKALTKYRFKEGIAAGVLFARTQGGHGSENRTGVIMKELMAYGSAAREAIPALKELIAEFNAQVKRNEFPGGELNDRRVSAVREAIQAIEAATTQPELRHIAPVPPRGGTGH